One Skermanella sp. TT6 genomic window, ATCGCCCGCGACACCGGCCTGGAAGTCAAGGAACCCCGGACCCGCAACGGCTGGGCCGAACTGGCGCAGACGCTGGGGATCAAGGCCATCCATGTGGCAGAACGCGACACCCAGGTGGCCAGCGTCCCCAAGAAGCGCGGGGAGTTCGTCAACACATGGTCGATCGACGGCTTCGTCGGCGAGGGCGCCCAACCGGCCGAGCTGGGCTGGGGCACCCATGAGAAGGGCCTTCCGTCCGACGGCCGGCGCCATGAGTTCGGCTGCGACGCCGCGATCTACCTGATGCGTCCCGGTGCCGGCACCCGGGTGAGGACCTGGACGCCGAAGGAAGGTCCGTTCCACGGCTTCCTGATCACCCACAGCGAGGCGATCTCGATCGCCGACTACCTGACCGTCTGGGACCGCACCTCCGTCCGCTACCGGCCTACCGTCCACTATGCCTACCACCCGTGCGACGACGCGATCCTGTCGCTGCACGAGTTCGCCGGAAAGACCTGGGCCCTTCAACCGGAAAAGCGCCTGATGATGGACGAGATCATCGGCGGCATCGACGAACTGGGCGTGCTGCTGATGGGTCACAAGAAAGGCGCGTACTGGTTCGGGTCCCAGCTCTCGATCAAGGAAGCCAGAGAGCTGTGCCCGCACAACAACGCGACCAGCCTCCAGGTGACCGCCGCCGCCCTGGCCGGCGTGATCTGGGCGATCGAGAACCCCCGGGCCGGCATCGTCGAGCCGGAGGAGATGAACCACAACCGCGTGCTGGAGATCGCCGCCCCCTACCTGGGCAAGCTGACCGGCGCCTACAGCGACTGGACCCCGCTCTACAACCGCGGCGTCCTGTTCCCGGAGGACGTGGATACGACGGACCCCTGGCAGTTCAAGAACTTCCGCGTGGTCTGACCGGGAGGAAGGCAATCCTTAGCCACGGTAGATCGGAGTTCGCCCGCAGGGCGAACTCCGACACCTGTCTCCGTCTCAAGGCTGTCGGGCACGGTATTGCCTTTCGCTCGAAAGGCCGCGCTGTGGACAAAAACGCCCCCCTTTTCGTAATGGCCGGACTTGATCCACGGCTATCCGGCACGGCGATTGCCTTATCTACGAAAGGGCTAGTCTCAGGTAAAATTACTCCATTTTCGCCATGGCCGGACTTGATCCACGGCTGTCCGGCACAGCGATTGCTTGCGATGCGAAAGGGTTAGTCACAGGTAAAAGTACTCCATTTTCGTCATGGCCGGACTTGATCCGGCCATCTTTCACGGGAAGCATCGGAGCCTCCGTACCTTGAGATCCGCAGGTCAAGCCCGCGGATGACGAACTGACGGAGAAAACGATCGTTAGTAACGTTCTCAATGGTTGATTAGCAAGTACCCTACCGGACAGCCGTGGGTCAAGCCCGGTCATGACGATGAAGGGAGGAATGCTCTACTGGAAAAGCATCCTCTTATCGAGTTGGCAACAACCGTGCCGGACAGCCGTGCCTTCGACTTGTCCATTATGGGAGCGGAGCCGGAGGGCCCCGGTAAATTCTGGCCCGTTGTCGGGCCATGGATCCAACCTACAATGGTCCACCGATCAAAGGTTGAACCCAGGGCCCAACATGGTGCGGAAAATCGGGACCTTTGATACTTGGGAAAACAAGCTTGACCTGGCGGCGAAATAAAGGATAAAATTCCTTTATCCTAAACCGCTAGCGAAAGCGTGCCGCCATGATCGCCCCCTCGCCCCCGCTCGCCATCCGACAGGAACTCTTCTGCGAGAAGATCGCCGCCGGCGCGTCCGCCGCGGAGGCGGCCCGGCGGGCCGGCTACTCGCCGCGGGGAGCGAAGCAGCGCGGCCACTTCCTGCTGGGCCGGCAGGAGATCCGCGTCCGCATCGACGCGCTCCGCGCCGAGCGGCGGGCTTTCCACCAATCCCGCCTCGACCGCGCCGCGGAGGTGATGGAGACGATCATCGCCGACGCCGTGGCGGCGAAGAAGCCTGGAATCGCCATGCGCGCCGTGGAGTTCCAGCTCAAGCTGCTCGGCGTCGTCCAGGATCGTCGCCTCCCCCACCATTTCCACGGCGAAGGCTGGTCGCCCGATGCCGACGTCCAGGAAATGGCTCCCGACCCCATGGAGTGGCTGGACAGCGTCCCGGCGGCCCCTGAGCCCGCCGCTCCGGCCTCCGAGGCCGAGCCCGAGCCCGGGACAGTGACCAAGGATGACCTTCCGCCGGTTTCAGAGAGTGACCCCAACCCGGCCCCGACTTCTGCCGCCGGACTGCCCGCGGGCTTGATCGAGGCCTTCGCGGCCGGTCTCCCGCCCGAATTCCTGCGGGATCTCCCGGCCGACCTGCTGGACGACCTGCCCGACGAGATCGCCGGCCTGTCCTGGACCGAACTTGCCGCGCGCATCGCTGAGGTGGAAGGCGGCCTCGCTGCCTGACCCGGGTCCGCTCCCCGCGGCCACGGGTCGCAAGCGCTGTGCGGACTAGCCGCCCCTCGACCGCTCCGGGTTCCGCTCGGCCAAGGATGCCATCAGGTCGGAGAACCGGTCGCCCTGGATCATGATGTGGTCCCGAAGCAGGCGCTCCGCCCGATCGCCGTCCATCTTCAAGATGGCGTCCACCACGGCCTCGTGTTCCGCGAGCGAATTCGCGACCCTGTTCATGACCTGGAGCTGGATGCGCCGGTATGGCTTCAGGCGGCGGTGAAGGGCCGCGCACTGCTCGATCAGGAAGGCGTTGTGGCTCGCCGCGTAGATCGCGTGATGGAACCGCTCGTTCTCATAGTAGTAGGCATCGGCATCGGCGGTCTCCGCCGCGCGCCGGCACGCCTCGTGGGTTTCCGTCAGGTTCCGACGGTCGGCGTCGGTCTGGCGCCGCGCG contains:
- a CDS encoding homospermidine synthase, coding for MTTTNPIVKFAGRIVIVGFGSIGQGILPLLLRHIDMKPEQISIVTAEDRGNAEAEEYGVKFHRVALTRDNFRTVLDPMVGEGDFILNLSVDVSSLSLIKFCHTRGALYLDTCIEPWAGGYTDTSLSPSLRSNYALRESVLQHKGGFANGPTAVITHGANPGLVSHFMKQALLNIARDTGLEVKEPRTRNGWAELAQTLGIKAIHVAERDTQVASVPKKRGEFVNTWSIDGFVGEGAQPAELGWGTHEKGLPSDGRRHEFGCDAAIYLMRPGAGTRVRTWTPKEGPFHGFLITHSEAISIADYLTVWDRTSVRYRPTVHYAYHPCDDAILSLHEFAGKTWALQPEKRLMMDEIIGGIDELGVLLMGHKKGAYWFGSQLSIKEARELCPHNNATSLQVTAAALAGVIWAIENPRAGIVEPEEMNHNRVLEIAAPYLGKLTGAYSDWTPLYNRGVLFPEDVDTTDPWQFKNFRVV
- a CDS encoding terminase small subunit, whose translation is MIAPSPPLAIRQELFCEKIAAGASAAEAARRAGYSPRGAKQRGHFLLGRQEIRVRIDALRAERRAFHQSRLDRAAEVMETIIADAVAAKKPGIAMRAVEFQLKLLGVVQDRRLPHHFHGEGWSPDADVQEMAPDPMEWLDSVPAAPEPAAPASEAEPEPGTVTKDDLPPVSESDPNPAPTSAAGLPAGLIEAFAAGLPPEFLRDLPADLLDDLPDEIAGLSWTELAARIAEVEGGLAA
- a CDS encoding GntR family transcriptional regulator, whose amino-acid sequence is MTGRDLDEPRLKLRDRIENEILTGAMPPGYRLDEMTLAARFGVSRTPVREALFQLASAGLIEIRPRRGAVVTEVGPERLVQMFEVMAGLEGMAGRLAARRQTDADRRNLTETHEACRRAAETADADAYYYENERFHHAIYAASHNAFLIEQCAALHRRLKPYRRIQLQVMNRVANSLAEHEAVVDAILKMDGDRAERLLRDHIMIQGDRFSDLMASLAERNPERSRGG